A window of the Bradyrhizobium ottawaense genome harbors these coding sequences:
- a CDS encoding oligosaccharide flippase family protein: MKYSSPHNPRASLKRRFAKAASWVLIGQFTGNLFRLGGNLILARLMAPDAFGIMAVAGVIHVIVALLADIGLRQAVIQSPNGERHSFLDTAWTLQILRGLLIWAACIIASLGLRVAEAWTLFSPNSVYANSILPAMVFAVSFSAVINGFQSMKGVSANRAIDLKHITIIEMIAQISSLCLAIGLSWLTGSVWSFVASGLFSSLTSTTLSHAWLKGRRDRIAWDREALSEFARFGRWVFVSSLFYVLATNGDRLLLGAWATPAMLGYYSIAFALTNVFDSVAARLFGSVSMPALSEIARSEPQRLPRLFWRMRAPFDVVFIALAGFLFAAGPSIVAFLYDARYSSAGSVLSLLSLGLLFSRYNIVIYVYLALGFPKYQSIVNAVRAASLFLLVPMLYSFFGFNGAVLGVACHPLLTLPLIFWFNSKHGLNNLFLEVSVLAAWPIGWGFGYCLTNLLQA, from the coding sequence GTGAAATATAGCTCCCCTCACAATCCGCGCGCTTCATTGAAGAGACGCTTTGCCAAGGCGGCAAGCTGGGTTCTAATTGGCCAATTTACAGGAAATCTATTCCGGCTAGGTGGTAACTTAATACTCGCTCGCTTAATGGCTCCGGATGCATTCGGAATCATGGCGGTTGCGGGCGTGATTCACGTAATCGTGGCGCTCTTGGCGGACATCGGGTTACGACAAGCAGTTATACAGAGTCCTAACGGTGAGAGACATTCCTTTCTAGACACTGCATGGACGCTTCAAATTTTGCGCGGCCTTCTAATTTGGGCTGCTTGCATAATTGCTTCGCTAGGATTGCGCGTTGCAGAAGCTTGGACGCTGTTTTCTCCAAATTCGGTTTATGCAAACTCTATCCTGCCTGCAATGGTTTTCGCGGTATCTTTCTCGGCTGTTATTAATGGATTTCAATCCATGAAGGGCGTCAGTGCAAATCGCGCAATTGATCTGAAGCACATTACAATTATTGAGATGATAGCACAAATCTCTAGCTTATGCCTCGCTATTGGTTTGAGTTGGCTAACAGGTTCTGTTTGGTCGTTCGTTGCGAGTGGTCTTTTCTCGTCTCTGACGTCGACAACTTTGAGTCACGCTTGGTTGAAAGGGCGTCGCGATCGTATCGCTTGGGATAGAGAGGCTCTTTCAGAGTTTGCGCGTTTTGGAAGATGGGTTTTTGTTTCTTCTTTGTTTTATGTCCTGGCGACGAATGGCGATCGATTGCTCTTGGGCGCATGGGCAACGCCGGCGATGCTTGGCTATTATTCGATTGCGTTCGCTCTTACCAATGTCTTTGATAGTGTTGCAGCGCGACTGTTTGGAAGCGTGTCTATGCCGGCCTTGAGCGAAATCGCTCGGTCTGAACCTCAGAGGTTACCTCGTCTCTTTTGGCGCATGCGCGCGCCATTTGACGTTGTTTTTATAGCGTTGGCGGGCTTCCTCTTCGCAGCAGGCCCTTCGATTGTCGCGTTCTTATATGACGCTCGGTATTCCTCGGCTGGAAGTGTACTCAGTTTGTTGTCACTTGGCCTTCTATTTTCTCGATACAATATTGTGATTTATGTCTATTTAGCCCTAGGCTTCCCCAAGTATCAGTCAATTGTCAATGCTGTTCGGGCAGCATCGTTGTTTCTATTGGTGCCGATGCTCTACTCGTTCTTTGGTTTTAATGGAGCGGTGCTCGGTGTTGCTTGCCATCCGCTCCTAACTTTGCCGCTAATTTTCTGGTTCAATAGTAAGCATGGATTGAACAATCTCTTTTTAGAAGTGTCAGTTCTAGCTGCGTGGCCGATAGGATGGGGGTTCGGTTATTGTCTGACGAATTTGCTTCAGGCGTGA
- a CDS encoding transcriptional regulator, translating to MTALSGAQIRAARALLKWSATDLARESALGANTVRRAEASDEATSLTLANELAIRRALEAAGVEFIDENGGGPGVRFKLRSKK from the coding sequence TTGACAGCTTTATCGGGTGCTCAAATTCGGGCAGCACGCGCGCTATTGAAATGGAGTGCAACAGATCTCGCTCGCGAGTCAGCGTTGGGCGCAAATACGGTCAGACGGGCTGAAGCATCAGACGAAGCTACTTCGCTGACGCTTGCAAATGAGCTCGCAATCCGCAGGGCGTTGGAAGCAGCCGGCGTCGAATTCATCGACGAGAATGGCGGCGGGCCAGGCGTACGGTTCAAATTACGAAGCAAAAAATAG
- a CDS encoding PEP-CTERM sorting domain-containing protein encodes MTYIANGSPTGPQTQFSTFNTSGTLEYWTDPSLTQTATYTTPSVAINTSNSTLTAGTVQWAPGQASFHPGQNGEIAYYSFIAPITAVYALNASFGGLDFVGPTNTNVQILLDGVSLFLGNVGGFGAGPSFASNTLSMTAGDQLLFEVSFNVPNPRGSGPFYYDTTGISATLVTAVPEPSTWAMIILGFAGMGFMTYHRRAKPALMAA; translated from the coding sequence ATGACCTATATCGCGAATGGCTCCCCGACCGGCCCGCAGACCCAATTTTCAACCTTCAATACCTCGGGCACGCTGGAGTATTGGACCGATCCGAGCTTGACGCAGACGGCTACCTACACGACACCCAGCGTAGCGATAAACACTTCGAACTCCACGTTGACTGCGGGAACCGTTCAATGGGCTCCTGGGCAAGCCTCGTTTCATCCCGGACAAAACGGCGAAATCGCCTATTATTCTTTTATTGCTCCGATCACAGCCGTTTATGCGTTGAATGCAAGTTTTGGCGGTCTCGATTTTGTCGGTCCGACGAATACCAATGTGCAAATCTTGCTTGATGGCGTCTCATTGTTTTTGGGCAACGTGGGCGGGTTCGGCGCCGGACCCTCTTTCGCTAGCAACACTCTATCAATGACAGCTGGAGATCAGTTGCTTTTTGAAGTGAGTTTCAACGTGCCCAACCCGCGCGGAAGTGGGCCGTTCTACTACGACACGACGGGAATATCGGCGACGCTAGTGACGGCCGTCCCCGAGCCGTCTACGTGGGCCATGATAATCCTCGGCTTCGCTGGCATGGGCTTCATGACCTATCATCGGAGGGCGAAGCCAGCATTGATGGCCGCCTGA
- a CDS encoding acyltransferase family protein → MMKHNNNFGLLRLILATLVLVSHSSEMIDGNRSRELLMQFGGRMTFGEWAVDGFFIVSGYLVLKSFENSASVFSYLRKRALRIYPGFIFCAVIITAFSPLVGSLVLQWSWKDYVRALISISTLSLPGSTEAYPQLPFHSLNGSAWSITYEFRCYLMVIFLGLASLYRWRLFFALFTAALLVSHEASWPTYVGPLAKLIGYPQLFIRMAGMFCVGSCFYVFRDDIRFNKWFAIAATIGLVGSVFLPFQESVFAIFGGYLIFWFALCFQSETLSRINNENDISYGTYLYAWPISGYLIYFFSIGSPLLLFSIALPLSFMAGFLSWHLIEKHFLKTKLHASQAATT, encoded by the coding sequence ATGATGAAACACAATAACAACTTCGGTCTATTGAGGTTAATTCTCGCCACCCTCGTCCTCGTATCACACTCCTCAGAAATGATCGATGGTAACCGCTCGCGCGAATTGCTGATGCAATTCGGCGGGCGGATGACGTTTGGGGAGTGGGCCGTCGATGGCTTCTTTATTGTAAGCGGCTACCTCGTCCTCAAAAGCTTTGAGAATTCTGCTTCAGTTTTTAGCTATTTGCGGAAGCGAGCTTTACGAATATATCCCGGGTTTATTTTTTGCGCAGTTATCATAACAGCGTTTAGCCCGCTGGTCGGATCGCTTGTTCTTCAATGGTCGTGGAAGGATTACGTTCGTGCCTTGATCAGCATCTCGACGTTGAGCTTGCCTGGATCGACGGAGGCATATCCTCAGCTCCCCTTCCATTCTCTCAACGGATCTGCATGGTCGATCACCTACGAGTTCCGCTGCTATCTTATGGTGATTTTTCTGGGGCTGGCCAGCCTCTACCGATGGCGACTATTCTTTGCACTTTTCACGGCGGCACTGCTGGTTAGCCACGAGGCGTCATGGCCAACGTATGTCGGGCCTCTTGCCAAGCTGATCGGGTACCCCCAGCTCTTCATACGAATGGCTGGCATGTTTTGTGTAGGCAGTTGCTTCTATGTATTTAGAGACGATATCAGATTCAACAAATGGTTCGCCATCGCGGCGACGATTGGCCTTGTTGGATCTGTTTTTCTCCCATTTCAGGAGTCCGTCTTCGCAATTTTTGGCGGCTATCTGATATTCTGGTTTGCTCTATGTTTTCAATCGGAGACACTGTCTCGGATCAACAATGAGAACGACATTTCCTACGGAACTTATCTGTATGCGTGGCCGATCTCGGGATATCTAATTTATTTCTTCTCGATCGGGTCGCCGCTTTTGCTGTTCTCTATCGCCCTACCGTTGTCGTTTATGGCGGGTTTTTTAAGCTGGCATCTGATAGAAAAGCATTTTCTAAAAACCAAACTTCATGCGTCTCAGGCAGCCACCACTTGA
- a CDS encoding IS481 family transposase codes for MNVHKNAPLTPKGREAMVRSVVEGRLCQAAAADLFNTTPKTVAKWVKRFRAEGVEGLRDRSSRPHSSPSQTPPATCKAVETLRRQRHTGKQIAAEVKVSPATVSRILRRLGLNRIRDLEPAEPERRYERESPGEIIHIDIKKLGRFQRVGHRITGDPSGPNKSRGAGWDFVHVCIDDHSRVAFSQIKPDETADSAVPFLKAAVAYYKSLGVTVTRVMTDNGSCYQSFAFRDACRDLGIKHIRTKPYTPRTNGKAERFIQTALREWAYAKAYPTSDRRAQELPIWLHQYNWHRPHGGIDSQTPISRLGLSKDNLLRLHT; via the coding sequence ATAAACGTCCACAAGAATGCGCCTTTGACGCCCAAAGGTCGAGAGGCGATGGTGCGAAGCGTCGTCGAGGGCAGGCTGTGCCAAGCCGCCGCGGCTGACCTGTTCAACACGACACCGAAGACCGTCGCCAAATGGGTCAAGCGGTTCCGTGCAGAAGGTGTTGAAGGGTTGCGCGATCGCTCCTCCAGACCCCATTCATCGCCGAGCCAAACCCCGCCCGCCACATGCAAGGCCGTCGAGACGTTGCGCCGGCAGCGCCACACCGGCAAGCAGATCGCGGCTGAGGTCAAGGTATCGCCGGCCACCGTCAGCCGCATCCTTCGCCGCTTGGGACTGAACCGGATACGGGATCTGGAGCCAGCCGAGCCGGAACGCCGCTATGAGCGCGAGAGCCCAGGCGAGATCATTCACATCGATATCAAAAAGCTCGGGCGTTTCCAGCGTGTCGGGCACCGCATTACTGGCGATCCGAGTGGTCCGAACAAGAGCCGGGGCGCTGGCTGGGATTTCGTCCACGTCTGCATTGACGACCATTCCCGCGTCGCCTTCTCCCAAATCAAGCCCGACGAGACGGCGGACAGTGCTGTTCCCTTTCTCAAGGCCGCCGTGGCGTATTACAAAAGCCTCGGCGTCACCGTCACGCGCGTCATGACCGACAATGGGAGTTGCTACCAGTCCTTTGCCTTCCGCGACGCTTGCCGGGACCTAGGCATCAAACACATCCGCACCAAGCCCTACACGCCGAGAACTAACGGCAAGGCCGAGCGCTTCATCCAGACCGCACTTCGGGAATGGGCTTACGCCAAAGCCTATCCAACATCAGATCGGCGCGCCCAAGAGCTGCCGATCTGGCTGCATCAATACAACTGGCACAGACCCCATGGTGGTATAGACTCACAAACGCCGATCAGCAGACTCGGTTTGTCCAAGGACAACCTCTTGAGGCTCCACACCTAA
- a CDS encoding IS3 family transposase (programmed frameshift) has product MKASKFSEAQIAFVLKQAEAGSAVAEVCRKAGISEATFYNWRKKYAGLLPSEMKRLRQLEEENSKLKRIVADLSLDKAMLQDVLFKKALRPGRKRELVDKVRSDWKVSIRRACSALRIDRALYVYKSKRGDQAALKGRIKDICETRVRYGYRRVHVLLQRDGWAINVKRVYRLYRELSLQLRNKTPKRRVKAKLREDRTEARQINETWAMDFVHDQLATGRKIRVLTILDTFSRFSPAVDPRFSYRGEDVVLTLERICNTVGYPKTISVDQGSEFISRDLDIWAYQKGVVLDFSRPGKPTDNSFIESFNGKFRSECLNTHWFLSLDDARQKMEDWRRDYNEVRPHSAIGNKAPISLLNGSSAPPPA; this is encoded by the exons ATGAAGGCATCGAAGTTTTCAGAGGCGCAGATCGCATTCGTTTTGAAGCAGGCTGAAGCTGGCTCGGCAGTGGCGGAGGTCTGCCGCAAGGCCGGGATCAGCGAGGCGACGTTTTACAACTGGCGGAAGAAGTATGCGGGCTTGTTGCCCTCAGAGATGAAGCGGCTGCGTCAGCTCGAGGAGGAGAACAGCAAGCTGAAGCGGATTGTCGCCGACCTGTCGTTGGACAAGGCCATGCTGCAGGATGTGCTCT TCAAAAAAGCTCTGAGGCCTGGCCGCAAGCGCGAGCTTGTCGACAAGGTGCGAAGTGACTGGAAGGTCTCGATCAGGCGGGCCTGCTCGGCCCTTCGGATCGATCGCGCACTTTACGTCTACAAGTCGAAGCGCGGCGACCAGGCCGCTCTCAAAGGTCGGATCAAGGACATCTGCGAGACGCGGGTGAGATACGGATATCGCCGGGTCCATGTCCTGCTGCAACGTGACGGCTGGGCCATCAACGTCAAGCGTGTCTATCGTCTTTATCGGGAGTTAAGCCTGCAATTGCGCAACAAAACGCCGAAGCGTCGCGTCAAGGCCAAGCTGCGCGAGGATAGGACGGAAGCACGCCAGATCAACGAGACCTGGGCAATGGACTTTGTTCATGACCAGCTCGCCACCGGCCGCAAGATCCGTGTGCTCACGATCCTGGACACCTTCAGTCGCTTCTCGCCAGCCGTCGATCCGCGCTTCAGCTATCGAGGCGAGGATGTCGTGCTGACCTTGGAGCGCATCTGCAATACCGTTGGTTATCCCAAGACGATCAGCGTCGATCAGGGATCGGAGTTTATCTCCCGCGATCTCGATATCTGGGCTTACCAGAAGGGTGTCGTGCTGGATTTTTCGCGGCCGGGCAAGCCGACCGACAACAGCTTCATCGAATCCTTCAACGGCAAGTTCAGAAGCGAATGTCTGAACACGCACTGGTTCCTGAGCCTTGACGACGCACGGCAGAAAATGGAGGATTGGCGTAGAGACTACAACGAAGTCCGGCCCCACAGCGCGATCGGCAACAAGGCGCCGATATCGCTGTTGAATGGCTCATCGGCGCCCCCGCCGGCATGA
- a CDS encoding FkbM family methyltransferase, translating into MLERFKIAIKTALHATNLRPMYFGSNFFDDVRIRLPGQRLGTVFDVGANQGQSAAEFRRKFPTAEIHCFEPNPDCCRTLESMDPKLNVHQIALGNETGRIGFDRSNSQSEMYTVTEGPASEQVELDTLDNFVSKNGIEHIDFLKIDTEGYDLNVIRGASRMFEAFNVDIIQAEVSMNSDNTFHVPFVCVHKEMEQFGYRLFGIYEQVFEWGKNAPYLRRSNVVYIAPKVWKSNKLY; encoded by the coding sequence ATGCTTGAACGGTTCAAAATAGCGATCAAAACCGCCCTCCATGCTACAAACCTCCGCCCGATGTATTTCGGCTCCAATTTTTTCGACGACGTCCGGATCAGACTCCCCGGTCAACGGCTAGGAACAGTTTTCGATGTCGGCGCTAACCAAGGACAATCGGCCGCCGAGTTCAGACGGAAGTTTCCAACCGCTGAAATACACTGCTTTGAACCAAATCCGGATTGTTGCCGGACGCTTGAATCAATGGATCCCAAATTAAACGTCCATCAGATCGCTCTGGGTAACGAGACTGGGCGGATAGGATTTGATCGCAGCAATTCACAATCGGAAATGTACACAGTGACCGAAGGGCCGGCGAGCGAGCAAGTTGAACTCGACACGCTCGATAATTTCGTAAGCAAGAACGGCATTGAGCACATCGATTTTTTGAAAATCGATACTGAAGGCTATGACCTGAATGTGATCCGTGGAGCATCTAGGATGTTCGAGGCCTTCAATGTCGATATTATCCAGGCCGAAGTTTCAATGAACTCGGACAATACATTTCACGTTCCATTTGTTTGTGTACATAAAGAAATGGAGCAGTTTGGCTATCGCTTGTTCGGGATTTACGAGCAAGTTTTTGAGTGGGGAAAGAATGCTCCCTATCTGAGGCGATCAAATGTTGTCTACATTGCCCCTAAGGTTTGGAAGTCCAATAAGCTCTATTGA
- a CDS encoding glycosyltransferase family 25 protein, which produces MDRTLFDYVDRIAIIHLPDRLDRYRALGEELLRAGIEIDNPKIMFPAPPMPDDANGFHSRGVHGNFLSHLEIIESAYHDGLETLLVLEDDAIFSDRFRATQSNLVDALSSDAWDMCFVGHSISTGLQDSTSGLVRYSGPFIWAHCYLLHRRVMPRLIQYMRDTLLHPAGHPDGGRMYIDATFTLFRKRYPDMICLISSPCLSVQRGSQSSLNSQLWYDKSSITRYAVRGARVIRDELWRKGWLPQK; this is translated from the coding sequence ATGGACCGCACGCTATTTGATTACGTTGACCGAATTGCAATTATTCATTTGCCCGACCGGCTTGACCGCTATCGAGCCTTGGGCGAGGAATTATTGCGCGCAGGTATCGAGATCGACAATCCAAAGATCATGTTCCCAGCGCCGCCCATGCCAGATGATGCAAACGGCTTTCATTCTCGTGGGGTTCACGGAAATTTCTTGAGCCATCTCGAAATTATCGAAAGTGCTTACCACGACGGCCTTGAGACTTTGCTAGTGCTAGAAGACGATGCGATTTTCAGTGATCGCTTTCGCGCCACTCAATCGAATCTCGTTGACGCGTTAAGTAGCGACGCTTGGGATATGTGTTTCGTCGGTCATTCTATATCAACAGGTCTTCAGGACTCTACTTCCGGCCTCGTTAGGTATTCCGGCCCTTTCATTTGGGCTCATTGCTATTTGCTTCATCGCAGGGTCATGCCTCGACTGATACAATACATGCGGGACACCCTTCTTCATCCGGCGGGACATCCTGACGGCGGCAGGATGTATATCGATGCTACTTTCACCCTGTTTCGAAAGCGTTATCCTGACATGATTTGCCTTATTTCGTCTCCGTGTCTTTCAGTGCAAAGGGGATCTCAGAGCAGTTTGAATAGCCAGTTGTGGTACGATAAGAGCTCGATCACACGCTATGCTGTAAGAGGAGCTAGGGTGATAAGAGATGAGTTGTGGCGTAAAGGTTGGCTTCCACAAAAGTAA
- a CDS encoding ERF family protein — MHSSSESIGAIAAALAKAQGELTNPEKSLVATIRSPFPRESARTFRYASLATGLEIVRKALGQHEIATIQTTQIDEAAGQIRLTTLLAHGSGEWISSDWPICPTSETANPHRMGAALSYARRYALFALVGIAGEDDLDAPDLLVEPSPAINLPVGVIRAGESSRNPPSGSLHKPSKAAVLASEASAALRERLITEINALKDEDDLALWAHRRLPAKNTLTTVDAGAVEIAYLSVLRASRLDVLETASEPISKVAELPSTNVEAVNKIEVPGRSLQIAPQLVSPLRKPVRARNKAHLNFVAAHPCLVCRRSPSDAHHLKFAEPRALGRKVSDEFTVPLCREHHMELHRHGNEIAWWANIPFAPLETARSLWESTLSGRNKMSCDIPVEIREPSSDAEQL, encoded by the coding sequence ATGCACAGCTCCAGTGAATCCATTGGTGCCATAGCTGCGGCACTAGCTAAAGCGCAGGGCGAGCTGACGAATCCAGAGAAATCCCTGGTCGCTACGATCCGCTCGCCGTTCCCGCGAGAGAGCGCCCGTACTTTTCGTTATGCCTCCCTGGCAACCGGGCTCGAGATCGTGCGCAAGGCACTTGGGCAGCATGAGATTGCTACCATCCAGACAACTCAGATCGACGAGGCCGCCGGCCAAATCCGCCTGACTACACTTTTGGCGCATGGGTCAGGAGAATGGATTTCGTCGGACTGGCCGATCTGTCCAACCAGCGAAACCGCTAACCCGCATCGGATGGGTGCCGCTCTAAGCTATGCGCGTCGGTATGCTCTGTTTGCCTTGGTTGGGATCGCCGGCGAAGACGACCTGGATGCTCCGGATCTACTAGTCGAGCCTTCTCCCGCGATCAATCTTCCTGTTGGTGTCATCCGCGCCGGTGAAAGTAGCCGAAATCCGCCGAGCGGGTCCCTCCATAAGCCGTCGAAAGCCGCCGTGCTCGCATCCGAGGCGTCGGCAGCGCTACGCGAACGGCTGATTACTGAAATCAATGCCCTTAAAGACGAGGACGACCTTGCGCTGTGGGCGCATCGGCGATTGCCCGCGAAAAACACTCTGACGACAGTGGACGCGGGTGCCGTAGAAATCGCCTATCTATCTGTTCTGCGTGCTTCGCGTCTTGATGTACTCGAAACCGCTTCCGAGCCGATTAGCAAGGTGGCTGAGCTGCCGTCGACGAATGTCGAGGCTGTAAACAAGATCGAAGTTCCGGGTCGCTCGTTACAGATCGCCCCTCAATTGGTTTCGCCTTTGCGCAAACCAGTCAGAGCTCGCAACAAAGCACATTTGAATTTCGTAGCAGCCCATCCATGCTTGGTCTGTCGGCGCTCTCCTAGTGACGCTCACCATCTTAAGTTTGCCGAACCTCGAGCGCTTGGACGAAAAGTGAGCGACGAATTTACGGTTCCGTTGTGTCGCGAGCATCATATGGAACTTCATCGTCACGGCAATGAGATCGCATGGTGGGCCAATATTCCCTTTGCGCCGCTTGAGACGGCAAGAAGCCTTTGGGAGTCCACCCTATCTGGCCGCAACAAAATGAGTTGTGATATTCCAGTCGAAATCCGCGAACCTTCATCGGATGCAGAGCAGTTATGA
- a CDS encoding glycosyltransferase family 2 protein gives MKLLVVIVSYRVVDLTIDCLHSVANEIASVPGIHVAVCENGTGDDSAQRIQKAIDENGWASWCTLTPLEVNLGFTGGNNAVIRPALQADDPPEYVLLLNADTIVRPNAFKALVDFMDKNPKVGIAGSRLEDPDGTPQRSAFRFQSPLGEFEGNFKLGLVSRLLSRWIVAPPVVNDTFETDWVSGASIFIRRQVLLDVGLLDEGYFTYFDDIDYCFNAKKKGWPTWYVPASRVVHLVGQSTGVNSKPKRLPPYMLDARRRHFLKNYGPLYAAAADACMILGLSLWRLRVVLTGKRDTAAPHALADSIRHSVFLKGFALQDVENPALAGNRG, from the coding sequence GTGAAGCTCCTCGTTGTCATCGTCAGCTACCGCGTCGTCGACCTCACGATCGACTGCCTGCATTCCGTCGCCAATGAAATTGCAAGCGTCCCGGGCATACATGTCGCTGTATGCGAGAACGGGACAGGCGATGATTCCGCGCAACGCATCCAAAAAGCCATCGACGAAAACGGTTGGGCGTCCTGGTGCACGCTGACGCCGCTTGAGGTCAACCTTGGCTTTACCGGCGGCAACAACGCCGTCATTCGCCCGGCGCTGCAAGCGGACGATCCGCCGGAATACGTCTTGCTCTTGAACGCGGATACCATCGTGCGGCCGAACGCCTTCAAAGCGCTGGTCGACTTTATGGACAAGAATCCCAAAGTCGGTATCGCCGGCAGCCGTCTCGAAGACCCTGACGGCACCCCGCAGCGATCCGCGTTCCGGTTCCAATCTCCGTTGGGCGAGTTTGAAGGCAACTTCAAGCTCGGATTGGTAAGCCGCCTCCTGAGCCGTTGGATCGTGGCTCCCCCGGTCGTCAACGATACCTTCGAGACCGACTGGGTCTCCGGCGCCAGCATTTTCATCCGCCGTCAGGTCCTGCTGGATGTCGGCCTGCTCGACGAAGGTTACTTCACCTATTTTGACGACATCGACTACTGCTTCAACGCGAAGAAAAAGGGCTGGCCAACTTGGTACGTCCCGGCGAGCCGGGTGGTGCATCTGGTCGGTCAATCCACCGGAGTGAATAGCAAGCCTAAGCGGCTGCCGCCCTACATGCTTGACGCACGCCGAAGGCACTTTCTGAAAAACTACGGCCCGCTATACGCGGCCGCCGCCGATGCCTGCATGATCCTTGGGCTGTCGCTCTGGCGCCTGCGGGTTGTGCTAACCGGCAAAAGGGACACTGCCGCCCCCCACGCCCTTGCCGATTCGATCAGGCACAGCGTCTTTTTAAAGGGCTTTGCGCTTCAAGATGTCGAGAACCCCGCGCTTGCAGGCAATCGTGGATAA
- a CDS encoding PEP-CTERM sorting domain-containing protein (PEP-CTERM proteins occur, often in large numbers, in the proteomes of bacteria that also encode an exosortase, a predicted intramembrane cysteine proteinase. The presence of a PEP-CTERM domain at a protein's C-terminus predicts cleavage within the sorting domain, followed by covalent anchoring to some some component of the (usually Gram-negative) cell surface. Many PEP-CTERM proteins exhibit an unusual sequence composition that includes large numbers of potential glycosylation sites. Expression of one such protein has been shown restore the ability of a bacterium to form floc, a type of biofilm.) has translation MNKAVSASTYKRLSAVAATLFGATLLGLAPAKASTIVWDFATIAPSSGSANHDNIGTTTSFTSGGVTIGAAGFTSSGMPLSHDTPDARLYLKNIGGPTGDEQGIGLVDDRSGDHEISGPNLIQIDFRAARTAHVTGFSFEMNSSTGGEHWLVYGSNSANALGSLVDSGYSEGLQTLSSVNNANAYSFYSFKFDPVHGYGHSTGGTNVLLELIEGQLVSVHGVPESSTWAMMILGFAGIGFMIYRRKRNPTLMAV, from the coding sequence ATGAATAAAGCCGTCTCCGCCTCGACGTACAAAAGACTTTCGGCTGTCGCAGCGACACTGTTTGGGGCAACCCTACTTGGATTGGCGCCCGCAAAAGCCTCAACGATTGTCTGGGATTTTGCCACGATTGCTCCGTCGTCTGGCTCGGCAAACCACGATAACATTGGCACGACGACATCCTTCACTTCCGGCGGGGTGACGATCGGGGCTGCCGGATTCACAAGCTCCGGAATGCCATTGAGCCACGACACGCCCGACGCACGCTTGTATCTCAAAAACATCGGCGGACCGACGGGGGACGAGCAAGGGATCGGCTTGGTCGACGATAGAAGCGGGGACCACGAGATTAGCGGCCCCAATCTGATTCAAATTGACTTTCGCGCTGCGCGGACCGCGCACGTGACGGGTTTCTCGTTCGAAATGAATAGCTCTACTGGTGGCGAACACTGGCTGGTTTACGGTTCCAACTCAGCGAACGCATTAGGTAGTTTAGTAGATTCTGGCTACTCGGAAGGCCTTCAAACGCTCAGTAGCGTAAATAACGCCAACGCGTACAGTTTTTACTCCTTCAAGTTCGACCCGGTTCACGGCTATGGTCACTCCACTGGAGGTACCAATGTCCTGCTTGAGTTGATCGAGGGTCAACTCGTGTCTGTGCATGGAGTGCCAGAATCCTCGACATGGGCAATGATGATCCTCGGATTCGCTGGCATTGGCTTCATGATCTATCGTCGGAAGCGGAATCCAACATTGATGGCCGTCTGA